The window ATTACCTGTGCCACCTGCTTTTCTTATATTGTGGTTCCCTGCAGTCCCTCCAATAGTCAGCCCTTCTTAAGTTCACTCTTGGAATAGGGGATCATCACCTCCCCATTATATCAAGTGCATTTGAATGCACTTGAATGCATTTTGCCTGCATTCCAAATGTGGTCCCTGTTTTTGATTTACTGTGGAATCTCTGTATTTTCTACCTCTGTCAAGGCTGGGATTGAAGGTACTTGAGATGATATTTGGTGTTCAGATTcaggttgtttttgtttcttatcAGTGACACAACCTCACAACCACGAGTTCTGCAGCTGTTGGGAGTTTGGCTGGCTAAGGACTGGAAAAAtacaaaaccgtggctaattccaagtcctgcacctgtaagatagtgtgtccttgggcctagctgtagtgtgataacaaatagtgaaagagacatgagaaaagagagatgtaacccctacggaatgaggatgagttaatgctatagcttaaccaatagattgcttggcttacagaatattcataagattattactcgctgtataagtgtttgatactttcttcaataaactggaccagaaggacctgagggaccgggaccggaccAGACCTGaggggcctgtgatgaaccagctggtgtcctggtccccttcctttgACATAATGGTGACCCTGAACGCTGACCCCTCTCGTCTcgactaaaagaaaaagggggagagagCACGCCACGGTCAAGGAAGTTGGAGCTGGGTCTCGTTCGCAGCCGAGACGGTGCCGGACCTTTGAAGCATCCTTGGGGTTCACATCGGTGACTCAAGCCATTCACGTGCTGCCGgaagcctggaaagctgcaagagcGCTCACGAAAAATAAAGAGGTAtgaaaaggcaagcagcatataaGTTATTAGCCACGTATCTAAAATGGCAAGAGATAAAGGGGATAAATTTGTTATTAGCCTACGGATACGCTGAAAAAGTTTTCCTTAACCCACATACGATCTATGAACTCTCAGAACGGAGAAAATCTGGGGATATATTGTGGGAAGCAGTGTTAGAAGATGATAAACCAGCAAAGAAACTGAGCCAGCCATGGCAAGTGATGCACCACACACTGCTTCAGCATATTTCTGAGTGCGAAGCAGCAGCCGCAGCTCGGGACGCCTGCCAAGCTATCCTACTCCAAACCTGACAGGGGTGCAGCGGTGGTAGCGCAGTGGCGGGGGCCAAGGCGGAAGCAGAGCCACGAGCCGCGGGAGCCGCCGTGAGAGCCACCACGGAAGCCACACCGCACCCAGCGCGGGGGAAGCCAAGCCGAGCAGCGCGGGGGAAGCCGCGCCCAGCAGCCGCGGGAGGGCAGAAGCCAAGCCAGGCGCCGCGGGAGCCGCCGTGGAGGCCGAGAGCGGGGGGAGCCGCGCCACGCCGCGCCCAGCGCAGGGGGGTCGGCTCCTCCAACACAGGCGCCACGGAACCGGAGTGCTTTTTCCAGCGGAGcgcttctccctctgccccacagccggcaaaagcttcagttttagaaaataaacaagCGACATCAAAGGACATCAGGACGTTTCTCACCTAAGTGTTAAAAGGGACTTTTGTTCTTCCTAACAGACTTTGGACATCAGAAGCCCAGGATGGCTTAGTCAGTGGAACATCAGACttcaaaattatattttgaaaaatttaaaaatgttaaaaacagGTTAAAGTGGTTATAGAAGTGAAATGTAATAAgtatattttttgtattttttaagctttgtttGGATGTGATGGATGTGGAGGTGAGCACtaaattcaaaagaatttttctacAGCTATACCTTAGACAGTGTTTTATTCCAGTGGTATGCAATGTGGCTTTGCTGTTCCCTAGGAGAGAACGTATTTCATATAGCCTTCATAATGGACTTATAGAGTCAAAAGTAAACACACACAATGAAAAAagaacttaaaagaaaaattaaaaaatgaaaaacccaAAATTATCTGATGACATGGTTATAGCTCAAGCCCTAAAAACTAAATTAGGAGTgatatacattttaaataaagaaaaatagttttggtataaattaaaagttttattaaattactgatataaaaaataatgcataatataattatttttaaataaaagttgtttcctttctctaaatccaaaggaaatgtttgttttttaaagtggtgCTTCCTACTCCAAAGCCACTTTAGAAgacataaaaataatataaataaaataataaaatatgaaataataataaaatataaaataaaataatgataaataataaaataaataataataaaataataataaaaatatgaaataaaattttttgaaataattaataatttcatattttagttaataaaggcttgttttttaaaagcatgtgaTTAACAAAATATACACCATTTGGTATTAATTTTGGAATATCACTTGCTTTCTATTATGATTGCAGGCAAACAAACTTTTGTTTACCAAAAgttttttgttaaaattatattaaatataagttataaaaaatttaaattcagctgattttttaagtttaaataatgttaatttttgttaaattaaaatatttaaagtttaaatattttaaatctaaaTGTTATTAAATTTGGGTAATGTTAaatagatttatgcttttataaTAGGCGTTTATTTTATAACCTGTGTACAAAGTGTTGTtgtgaatattaaaaaaactttAGTTTAAAAAGACAATCAGAATCTGTTTGAGAATAGAAAGCAAACttcctttagcttatttttgtgtATATTAGCACACTTAGGTTTTGTTTGAGCCTTTTAGcacatagaattttttttttatatctgtTGTATAGCATATCCTATAAATAGTCATAGCCTTTTTGATTTGTTTCCCTagcttagatcccttgtaagagagaaaccttgctagctAAGAATATTGCTTATAATGTAATAATTGTTTAAATTGCCTATTTTTGTGTTACAAAAATGTGACACAGCCcatagaactttttttttaaataataaaagcaggggagatgttgggaatttagctgctaaggactggaaaagtacaaaactgtggctaattccaagtcctgcacctgtaaGATAGCATGTCCTTGACGCCTAGCTGTAATATAAttacaaacagtgaaagagacatgagaaaagagagatgtaacccctaaggaatgagaaagagttcatggcatagtttaactaatagattgcttggcttacagaatattcataaacttattatttgctgtataagtgtttgatactttcttcaataaactggaccagaaggacctgagggaccgggaccagaCCGGACCcgaagggcctgtgatgaaccaactggtgtcctggtccccttcctttgACAAACATGAGCCACTGCCATCGTCGACATAAGAGAATGATCCATGCATTTACTGCTAACTGTAGGGACGATGTAAAATTTTGGTCCCCAGGGGCCATAATTGCAGCATCCTTTCTGACTCCAGGGGTGGCAGATGCAGGTGCCCATGGTGCCCTAAATAAGTTGGGATGCTGGCTTGCAAAGCAAACCAATCCCACCTCTTTGGCCCTTTCTAGCCTTTTGCTTGATGTTGATTATATTGTTCATGCAACGCTTCAAAATAGAGCTGTGATTGACTTTCTTTTACTTGCACAAGGCCATGgctgtgaagaatttgagggcatgtgttgcatgaatctttCTGACCATTCGCAGTCTCCATCCATACCCAGCTCACAGAATTGCGAAGGTTAACTGGAAACTTACAGGTAGAATCAGGTTTCGGTATTGATGGATGGCTCTCATCGTTAGGCCTGGGATCATGGTTACGTTCTATTGTTAAAGTTAGCATTATACTGGGCATTATAGCTCTGTTAGTAGTGTTAATTTTGCCGTGTTTTAGCATGTGCTTACAGAACATGGTGCAAAGGATGATATCTCCTGCATTTAATCAGACTAAGCTTGTCCAACAGAAAAACAGGGGAAGTGTGGAGAGCTTTGTGGACAGTTGGCTCACTGAGAAAGGTCATGTCGACATAATGCTGCTGGTTAAGCTTGAAGGGGACAATATAGGAGTCAGTAGTCAGTGTCCAATGACAGGCAAGGACATTGTGCCCCTGGTGCAACAACAGGATAGGGAAGAACATCTTTGGCAGAAATACGAAGAAAAGTTTCAATAAAATATCCACAAGAATGCAGAAGTAGGCGTAGTTGGCTGATAAGTTACTAGCCAATAGTGAGCTCGCCTTTGCAATATGTATAAGCCTAATTAACACTGACATAAAGATGTGTGCCTATTAATAAAGTTCGATATTTGCTGATCACTCATATTGTGTGCCGCATTTCTCCCGCCGATCCCAACATTcttattactctttcttttgGTTGGtattaataaacttttctttatacgcttttaaagttttgagcctgttttgcctttctcctaatcctatctcacagcaggaaaagagTAAGTATATTCTAGTGAGTGCACTGGTAATCAGCCAAAACTGAACTCACCACAATAATTGATGCATTCGCCAAGAAATCTCAAATTGGAGAACCAAAACATAAAAGGAAACCTTCCTGATGAACTGCATGAACTGcatgagagcagagggaaatcaaggcagagccatggtttgtcaggaaTTGCTTGATCCTAATGAGCCCTGTGGTGCATTTTGACCTGAGCACTGGAACCTCATGGCCTGAGAGGAGAtggcacaaacctttccaggaggaaaagtcagaggaaacacccaaagtgtctcaaagcatgaaTGGGTCATACTGAGGTCCATCctcaacacaggctcctcatggactcgtTGGAGGAGAGatttggaggccaggatggcacaaaaacctctcagagactcagtgtggaaaggaaaatccttaaaaataCCTAAAAGTATCCTTAAATcattaaaataactttaaaaatctTGAGCACctcaaagtattaatgagcaCCACTAAATTTCAGCActaagctctcaagggactcgttaaagcagataattggggccatgattgcacaaacctctcacagagtctgtatcaaaaggaaaacaccaagtaccttaaaataactgaagtaccctgaagtattaatgagccccactgagtgttgttactgacaaagcctctccagggactaactacagcagataattggaggccatgattggaCAAACcactcagagactccaaggcaaaagccaaacccaaagtcctttgaaaaacctgcagaaaggctcctggcccagaggcagctcctggcaagggcagcgctgcagagagacagctctggccaggagcagctcctgtgcacagcccagcagggctggggcattgcctgcagccaccctgggcacagcacagaggcacagaggggttaaactcagcctgggctgggagcacagagcagagctcactcGGGGCTCACTAGAGCAGAAATCAGCCCAGGTTTGAAGCAGTCattccctggctgtgggaagagaagctgcagttcctgcagggATCTCCTGGAACTGGCACATCCCACAGCTTTTAGGGCCTTTCAGGAGGACTCTCAGAGCTGCtacagggcagggctgcggccccagggcagggctggctttccctgctgccccagcccaggcacagcccaaggcagctcctgttgccaggctctgctgcagggctgagcagccggggctgcagccaggggtgcccagggctgtcctgcagagcagggtcctgcagcccagggcactgtgctggggcagggactctgctgcctgccagggacagctctcagccggcccggggagctgctcccagcgctggggagaagctgtggggggaaggagccaccctgagcagggcaggggctgctgctgagaggggctgggtggggcagggctgctcccagctccagaccagcctgagcacagctctggaggACACTTCCCAAAGAAGGTACGTCTGGAAAGATCAGGAGCTTCCCTGAGAGTGTTTTCAATTTCCTACTTGGAGAAGGATGGGAATGTTGGGGTGATgacaaaaagatttttgtattttttacattttatatattcataGCTCTCTTAATTACTATCATATAGTTACAATACTATAATCCTTACTTAACTCTAATAACCTCTTAACTCTATTAAACCACTATTATATTCTTATATAGCTTTAATCCTGAATTAAATCTGGTGTGTTTCCCTACCTTTCTCTTAACCTGATTGTCTAAATATATACCTAAAATTCTGTATAGTTCTATTCTTTTATATAGTCCTGAAATACTATATAGCCTTCTAGGAACTGGACATATAGGAACATTTTGGGTTTTGAGAATGAGCAGAATATGAGCAGTCATTATAAAAAGTGAAGGCAAAGAAGCCTTTGGACCTACTCCAAAGGGTTGACCCAGGGGTGTGTAACTAGGGAAACTGAATCTCCTTTTGGATGTTCCTGTTAAATATCCTAATTATTCAACCTTTTAATAAATTGTTGAAATCAGGGCCCGGGTGTGCCCGTCCCCACTGGGACACCTGGAAGCTTCCAATACATGTCTGGTTGTTACTTTACTGTTCTAACACTGTTGcaagggttttttgtttttttttttcctctttgggtTACAGACAGCAGAGGGATGAGAGAAGCAGAAGAGGAATTgtaatcccagaatcacagaacattctgagttgaaagggacacacaggatCATCAAAGGAATGTTTGAACATTTACAGGGACTCCAGAACTGCAACTATGGGTGGCCAgtctctctgctgggagcctcccaaagggccctcagccactcctcagccctgggcagcgGCAGCATCAcctctgcagggcccagcagggctctcctgagctgtccttgcccagctgcacacagagcctgccccagccagggcctggcacacaggcaggtttctgtagggccccggccagggcacacaggctggAATGGGCTCTGTGAgcgctggcagggacaaggctcctCTAAGGAGAGAATGTCAAggcccagggagatgctcagggaaggagagggggctgaagagagcagtgctgggggcaggatgAGGGCACTGTTGGTGTGTGGGAGGTGCCGGACACAGCTGGGCACGGGAACACTGTCCTGAGTTCCCGGCTGTCTCTGCTCTTCCCtctcaggcacagcaccacaACATCTTCTCTTGGTTCTGCCCGGCGCTGATATTGTCACTGTTATCTGCTGTTctcagggaggctctggcatttgcagcagctgagtcaggcaccacccttggcattcctgccaggcagggctgtccatgggaatggggtgtccaagcttccctggcacttgtggggctgtgggcaaagcagtccatgggaaaggggaatgagctgagccccctccctgaGATCCTatcatgggcacagccagggatctccttgctgtgcccttccaagctctgagctgccctcctgggtgCAAATCTGTGCCAGAGCTTCTGAGAGTTTCCTGAATGTCCCatggggaagggcagagctgccacagctgaggaaatgctgttgGGTTTGCCAAGGGAGCCGTGAGTGTCCTTGGCACAAGGGGGTGCAGAGACCTTGCCCAGAGATCTTTAGAGAGGGTGAGACATTCAGgggtccctctgctctgggcagggtctGGTTTATCCCAGGCTGACGCAGGAGTCTCATTGTGCTCTGATTGCAGCCAAAGGTGCAAAGCCAGGTCATTTGTGAACAAGCCCATCCAGCCCCTCACCTTCCCTCATCCACAGGGAATCCTTTGCCTCTCCCATCTATCAGTGGCAAACTCTGagtgcagcagaaatgctgaggATTTCTGACCTCAGAGAGCCAGAAATGATGTGTGCATATGAAAAGAATTCCTAAAAAACTACTGCCATCCTTTGGACTTGAAAGTGCAAATGGCACCAAGCCTTTTTGCAGTTGGAGTGATTCCCCTGAGAAATCCTGACTAACCAGGCTTGTCCCTCTGCCAAATGGCCACAAACCCACAGTactggggcagggatggctcctCGAGAGCCCCCACGCAcaggcctggctgctcctggcacattCAGCCAGAAAAACTGGAGCTCAGGCAGGGACATGGGTGAAGgttttcccagagcaggaaaaagggTGGGTGAGTCCCAGCAGGACAATCTGCAGGAAATGGCTCAGTTTTGGCCCTCCTGACTTGTCACTGTCCTTTCCTCATGAACAGGTCCCCatgtgcagccacagcaaatgtccaacagcagctccatcaggcacttcttCCTGCTGGcatggcagacacgcggcagctgcagctcctgcacttctgcctcttgctgggcatctccctggctgccctcctgggcaacggcctcatcatcagcgccgtagcctgcagccaccacctgcacacgcccatgttcttcttcctactcaacctggccctcagcgacctgggctccatctgcaccactgtccccaaagccatgcacaattccctctgggacaccaggaacatctcctactcaggatgtgctgctcaactatttttctttatgttcttcatctcagcagagcttttcctcctgaccatcatgtgctacgaccgctacgtgtccatctgcaaacccctgcactacaggaccctcctgggcagcagagtttgtgcccacatggcagcagctgcctgggccagtggctttctctactcactgctgcacacagccaatacattttccctacccctgtgccatggcaatgcccttggccagttcttctgtgaaatcccacagatcctcaagctctcctgctccaaatctcACTTCAGGAAATTTGGGCTCATTACTGCTAGTGCCTGTTTAGGACTTGggtgttttgtgttcattgttttctcctatgtgcagatcttcagggctgtgctgaggatcccttctgagcagggacagcacaaagccttttccacctgcctccctcacctggctgtggtctccctgttcctcagcactggtacatttgcctacctgaagcccccctccatctcctccccatccctggatctggccctatcagttctgtactcggtggtgcctccagccctgaaccccctcatctacagcctgaggaaccaggagctcaagactgcagtgaggagactgatgactggatgctttcaggaacattaaactggcTGCgtaatttctgcaaatcacttgtaataaaagttaTTATTGATACTTCTTTTTGGTTCTATTTTGGATGTTCTTTTGCTTTGTTGTACTTTTCTCATATTGTCCACAAACAAATGTCATGGTTTTtaccatttctcattttgtttctctccaccttccctgtggccagagactgtgtcaatgagagGCTGTGCTCTTGGCAGTTTTAAAGGAGCTAAGGGATGTCCCAGCAATGTTTTCTGCAGATATGCTCTTTaattgccttctctggagctgtagcagcaatgtctgtgtgcagagctgggggcagatcagtggtGGCCTATCAgctttgctcctgctggcctcaccattcctgatccaggccaggagccattggcctccttggccacctgggcacactgctggctcatgtccagcctgctgtccaccagtccctgcaggtcccgttctgcctggctgctgtccagccactctgtccctagcctgtagtgctgcaggggttgttgtggccaaagtgcaggactcagcacttggatttgttcaacctcaccttgttggatttgggccctggatccagcctgcccaggtctctgtgcagagccctcctgccccccagcagatcaacactcacacccagcttggtgacATCTGCAAAGatatccttggttccatggtgcccTCAGTGTTACAATGTCCCTTTGGTTACCACaggccctgcactgtcacactgatccccttggttccatggggtcccaAGTTGTGACAGTGGACCCATTGGTTCTATGGGGCttcacagtgtcacagctgcagtttcacagtggccacttggttccatgaggccccagggtgtcacaatggccccatggttacatgaggtcccacactgtcaccaaggtctctgtggttccacaagtctcctcagtgtcacaatggactccttgtttccatgagacCACACAGTCACATTATTCCTGATTCCTTGAAGCCCCCTCGTGTCATAGTGGTCCCTTGGTTACAcaggatcctgcagtgtcacaatgtccccttggttccatgaggccccgcaGTGTCAGAACAACCCCTTGGTTCCACTGGGCCCTGGAGTctcccaatggtctccttggttttcCAGTGTCAAAATGCTGAaaccccttggttacacaaggccctgcagtgtcacaatggcctctgtggttccatGAGGACCCAGAGTGTCACGGTGCACTCCCTGGTTCCATTTGGCCCCAGAGTACAACAATGGACCTCTCGTTCTATGGGGCTGcatggtgtcaccatggtcctcttagttccacgaggccctgaaatgccacaatggccccagtgtgtcccagtcATCACAGAATGACAAAATcaaataggctggaaaagacctttgggatcatcaagtccaaccaatgTCCTAACACTGCCTTGTCACCCCGACCATGCCACTAAGTGccactggagagggacagtgactcTGCCACCTCTACCCTggccagcccattccaatgcccattcaccctttctgtgaataACTTCTTCCTATTTTCcagtctgaacctcccctggtgcagct is drawn from Zonotrichia albicollis isolate bZonAlb1 chromosome 24, bZonAlb1.hap1, whole genome shotgun sequence and contains these coding sequences:
- the LOC141731663 gene encoding olfactory receptor 14C36-like; translation: MCYDRYVSICKPLHYRTLLGSRVCAHMAAAAWASGFLYSLLHTANTFSLPLCHGNALGQFFCEIPQILKLSCSKSHFRKFGLITASACLGLGCFVFIVFSYVQIFRAVLRIPSEQGQHKAFSTCLPHLAVVSLFLSTGTFAYLKPPSISSPSLDLALSVLYSVVPPALNPLIYSLRNQELKTAVRRLMTGCFQEH